The DNA sequence CAGCGTACAATCAGGATTGGGTAGAAAACACGCCGCACACGACTGAGGCAGACGGCATCATCTTCGACTTAGAAGATGGAACGTTGCCCGAGGATAAACCGGCGGCGAGAGAGCACATCCGTGAGACGTTACCCGAGTTGGGTGAGACAGAAAAGAGCATTACTGTCCGGGTGAACCCACCCGAGACGGGCTATTTCGAAGACGATATTGCAGAGATTCTCCATCCGAATCTGGACGCCATCGTCCTCCCGAAAGTCGATTCCGAGGAGTATGTTCGGTACGCCGACAACGCCCTGACGTTCGCCGAGCGACGAAAGGGCATCGAGAAGAATATCGACATCTATCTCCTGCCGGAATCGGCCTACGGCCTTTACAACCCCTACGAAATCTGTAGCGCGAGTGACCGCGTCGCGTCCATCACGGGTGGGACGACCAGAGACGGTGATTTCAATCGGGCGCTTGACTACGAGTTTACGCCGGAAGGCTTAGAATCGCTGTTCGCGCGCTCGAACGTGCTCGCAGGGGCGAAAGCGGCGGGTCTCAAGCAGATTATCTCAGGGG is a window from the Haladaptatus sp. ZSTT2 genome containing:
- a CDS encoding HpcH/HpaI aldolase/citrate lyase family protein; its protein translation is MYPARSLLYVPAYNQDWVENTPHTTEADGIIFDLEDGTLPEDKPAAREHIRETLPELGETEKSITVRVNPPETGYFEDDIAEILHPNLDAIVLPKVDSEEYVRYADNALTFAERRKGIEKNIDIYLLPESAYGLYNPYEICSASDRVASITGGTTRDGDFNRALDYEFTPEGLESLFARSNVLAGAKAAGLKQIISGVWTDIEDLEGLRKHATFAKQLGYMGYEIIHPSHAEVVNEVFTPDEQEARELQEMVTEIESAFSEGKSIIRWRGEMIDRAHFTTAKQKLERAKLYGVLD